In Rattus norvegicus strain BN/NHsdMcwi chromosome 3, GRCr8, whole genome shotgun sequence, a genomic segment contains:
- the Rps16l1 gene encoding small ribosomal subunit protein uS9-like, which yields MWSKGPLQSVQVFGCKKTATAVAHCKRGNGLIKVNGRPLEMIESRTLQYKLLEPVLLLGKERLAGVDIQVRVKGGGHVAQIYATRQSISKALVAYYQKYVDEASKKEIKDILIQYDQTLLVADPCRCESKKFGGPGARARYQKSYRKASLKDQGLPL from the coding sequence ATGTGGTCCAAGGGTCCGCTGCAGTCCGTGCAAGTCTTCGGATGCAAGAAAACAGCCACAGCTGTGGCCCACTGCAAACGAGGAAATGGGCTTATCAAGGTGAATGGACGTCCCCTGGAGATGATCGAGTCGCGCACGCTGCAGTACAAGTTACTGGAGCCTGTTTTGCTTCTGGGCAAGGAGAGACTTGCTGGTGTGGATATCCAGGTCCGTGTGAAGGGTGGTGGTCATGTGGCCCAAATTTATGCTACCCGGCAGTCCATCTCAAAAGCTCTGGTGGCTTATTACCAAAAATATGTAGATGAAGCCTCTAAGAAGGAGATCAAAGATATCCTCATCCAGTACGATCAGACCCTGCTTGTAGCTGACCCCTGTCGCTGCGAATCCAAAAAGTTTGGCGGTCCCGGTGCCCGTGCCCGGTACCAGAAATCTTACCGAAAAGCCAGTCTCAAGGATCAGGGTTTACCTTTGTAA